Proteins from a genomic interval of Zingiber officinale cultivar Zhangliang chromosome 1B, Zo_v1.1, whole genome shotgun sequence:
- the LOC122055503 gene encoding protein ROOT PRIMORDIUM DEFECTIVE 1-like, translating to MRMLRGIVLQTLSSPSLSEIYSFGPFNYNIQKRWKKPVDSAQTRLESRTIDFTLDKLMNHLKKLRQALGVHELMSKRRGHYTSVQLLSKWRHMSGLNTSIGAFLRKYPHIFEVYVHPVKRNLCCKTTQKMVDLITQESVVIKETEQDAVRRLKKLLMLSTNGTLHLHALWLIREELGLPDDFRNSVIPNYPDDFRVEEPDTLVLISWDSSLAEASIERWRENEYREKWLSEHETKFAFPIQFPTGYKIEKGMREKLKNWQMLPYLKPYEKKDNLRVGSATRFEKRVVSILHEFLSLLVEKRLAVERLAHFRRDLSMEVNVRELILKHPGIFYISTKGNAQTMFLREAYCKGSLVDPNPIYVVRKKMLDLVLMGSRNTGQVQQMEQLEERHNLLSNDSLINDCNDDWFLPTTEDTVEGQIIDSLDSIGEHYTEVEQE from the coding sequence ATGAGAATGCTTCGAGGTATTGTACTTCAGACATTATCTTCGCCTTCTTTAAGTGAGATCTACAGCTTTGGCCCGTTTAACTACAACATACAAAAACGATGGAAGAAACCAGTAGATTCTGCACAAACCCGTCTGGAGAGCAGAACAATAGATTTTACGTTAGACAAGCTGATGAACCACTTAAAGAAGCTAAGGCAAGCACTGGGAGTTCATGAGTTAATGTCTAAACGTAGGGGTCACTACACGTCTGTCCAGCTGCTCTCGAAATGGAGACATATGAGTGGCTTGAACACGAGTATAGGTGCCTTTCTAAGGAAGTACCCTCACATTTTTGAGGTGTACGTTCACCCAGTTAAGCGAAATCTTTGCTGTAAAACAACACAAAAGATGGTTGACTTGATCACTCAGGAAAGTGTTGTCATCAAAGAAACTGAACAGGATGCTGTTCGGAGATTGAAAAAACTTCTAATGCTGTCCACAAATGGGACTTTACACCTCCATGCATTATGGCTTATACGAGAGGAGTTGGGTTTGCCCGATGATTTCAGGAACTCAGTTATTCCAAACTATCCAGATGATTTTAGAGTTGAAGAACCAGATACCTTGGTACTGATATCCTGGGACTCAAGTTTGGCAGAAGCATCAATTGAGAGATGGAGGGAGAATGAGTATAGGGAAAAATGGTTGAGTGAACATGAAACTAAGTTTGCTTTCCCAATTCAGTTTCCCACAGGCTATAAGATTGAAAAAGGGATGAGAGAAAAGCTAAAGAATTGGCAGATGCTCCCTTACTTGAAACCTTATGAGAAGAAGGATAACCTCAGGGTTGGCAGTGCTACGCGATTTGAAAAGCGTGTTGTCAGTATTCTTCATGAATTTTTAAGCTTGTTGGTGGAGAAACGGCTGGCGGTTGAAAGGCTGGCTCACTTCAGAAGAGACCTTAGTATGGAAGTAAATGTGAGAGAGCTAATTCTTAAACACCCTGGCATATTTTACATCTCCACAAAAGGGAACGCCCAAACCATGTTTCTTAGAGAAGCTTACTGCAAAGGTTCTCTTGTTGACCCCAACCCTATTTATGTAGTAAGAAAGAAAATGCTAGATTTGGTATTGATGGGAAGCAGAAACACTGGACAGGTGCAACAGATGGAGCAGCTTGAAGAAAGACATAACTTGTTAAGCAATGATTCTCTTATAAATGATTGTAATGATGATTGGTTTCTTCCAACCACTGAAGATACTGTCGAAGGACAAATTATTGATAGTCTTGACAGCATTGGCGAGCATTATACTGAGGTAGAGCAGGAGTAA